One Candidatus Poribacteria bacterium genomic region harbors:
- a CDS encoding amidohydrolase family protein — protein sequence MTDRSRCPMDGRTSERTGRLPDGSAARIAWTDGIIQDVSALPGGADVSATIAPALVDIQVNGYGGYDINSPTVEASDVIEMARIVWSTGVGSFLPTVVTGSHDRMSRSIRTVREACSKEPLVAESVVGLHIEGPYISPEDGPRGAHPKDHVRPPDWDEFRRWQDDADGTIRLITLSPEWNGANAFIERATASGVRVALGHTQASARQIHDAVEAGASLSTHLGNGAHAVLPRHPNYIWEQLADDRLWASFIADGHHLPPATIKCMIRAKSPERTILTSDAVALAGMAPGRYEGFESRAVEVSANGRVTLAGTPYLAGAGLPLIDGVANAMRWLECSLAEAWRMATANPASFIDARPSARLEPGEPADLVMLRADAHGLTVVETVVAGETVFTEDVSE from the coding sequence ATGACAGACAGGAGTCGCTGCCCGATGGATGGTCGAACGTCTGAACGAACCGGCAGGCTTCCAGACGGCAGCGCCGCCCGCATCGCCTGGACAGACGGCATCATCCAAGACGTGTCGGCGCTCCCAGGCGGGGCCGATGTCAGCGCGACCATCGCTCCCGCGCTGGTGGACATCCAGGTCAACGGCTACGGGGGATATGACATCAACTCGCCGACCGTCGAAGCTTCGGACGTGATCGAGATGGCTCGGATCGTCTGGAGCACCGGCGTCGGCTCATTCCTGCCGACCGTCGTCACCGGCTCGCACGACCGCATGTCGCGCTCCATCCGCACGGTGCGCGAGGCGTGCTCGAAGGAGCCCCTGGTCGCGGAGAGCGTCGTCGGGCTCCACATCGAGGGACCTTACATCTCGCCCGAAGACGGTCCTCGCGGCGCTCACCCGAAAGACCACGTTCGCCCGCCAGACTGGGACGAGTTCCGGCGATGGCAGGACGATGCCGACGGCACGATCCGGCTCATCACACTCTCGCCAGAATGGAACGGAGCCAACGCCTTCATCGAGCGAGCGACGGCGTCCGGCGTCCGGGTGGCGCTCGGTCATACCCAGGCTTCTGCGCGGCAGATACACGACGCCGTCGAAGCAGGCGCGTCGCTATCGACCCACCTTGGGAACGGTGCGCATGCAGTCCTGCCGCGGCACCCGAACTACATCTGGGAACAGCTCGCCGACGACCGTCTCTGGGCGAGCTTCATCGCCGACGGGCACCACCTACCCCCCGCCACGATCAAGTGCATGATTCGAGCGAAGTCGCCGGAGCGCACGATACTCACGAGCGACGCGGTCGCGCTTGCGGGGATGGCTCCAGGGCGGTATGAGGGCTTCGAGTCGCGAGCAGTCGAGGTGTCCGCGAATGGGCGCGTAACGCTTGCCGGAACGCCCTACCTCGCTGGAGCCGGATTACCCTTGATCGACGGCGTCGCGAACGCGATGCGCTGGCTCGAGTGCTCTCTCGCCGAGGCATGGCGCATGGCGACTGCGAATCCGGCGTCGTTCATCGATGCGCGGCCAAGCGCT